Proteins co-encoded in one Strix uralensis isolate ZFMK-TIS-50842 chromosome 2, bStrUra1, whole genome shotgun sequence genomic window:
- the POU1F1 gene encoding LOW QUALITY PROTEIN: pituitary-specific positive transcription factor 1 (The sequence of the model RefSeq protein was modified relative to this genomic sequence to represent the inferred CDS: inserted 1 base in 1 codon) → MTCQAFSSSDTFVPLNSDSSPSLPLIMHHSAAECLPVSNHATNVVSPVRSVLSLIQIPICSHICFAMMTLGNXSAGLHYSVPSCHYGNQPSTYGVMAGIKPATPEMLSASLSQSRILQTCSMPHANVVNGVSTLQSNLTPCLYKFPEHALSASSCALSHGFTPMHQSLLTDDPTAADFKQEFRRKSKSVEEPIDMDSPEIRELEKFANEFKLRRIKLGYTQTNVGEALAAVHGSEFSQTTICRFENLQLSFKNACKLKSILSKWLEEAEQVGALYNEKVGVNERKRKRRTTISIAAKEALERHFGEQSKPSSQEIMRMAEGLNLEKEVVRVWFCNRRQREKRVKTSLHQNAFSSIIKEHHECR, encoded by the exons ATGACTTGCCAAGCATTTTCTTCATCTGACACCTTTGTACCCTTGAATTCTGActcttctccctctctgcctctgatAATGCATCACAGCGCCGCAGAGTGCCTGCCGGTTTCTAACCATGCCACCAATGTTGTGTCTCcag TCCGGTCTGTTTTGTCTTTGATCCAAATTCCTATATGCTCCCATATCTGCTTTGCCATGATGACTCTGGGAA CTTCAGCAGGCCTTCATTACTCTGTGCCTTCCTGTCATTATGGAAATCAACCATCTACCTATGGGGTGATGGCAG gcatcaAGCCTGCAACTCCAGAGATGCTATCAGCAAGTCTCTCCCAGAGTCGCATCTTACAGACATGCAGCATGCCACATGCCAATGTGGTAAATGGTGTCAGCACCTTGCAAAGCAA CCTGACCCCTTGCCTTTATAAATTCCCGGAGCATGCCCTGAGTGCCAGCTCCTGTGCCCTCAGCCACGGCTTTACGCCCATGCACCAGTCCCTCCTCACAGACGATCCCACCGCCGCAGACTTCAAGCAGGAGTTCCGCAGAAAAAGCAAGTCTGTTGAAGAGCCCATCGACATGGACTCCCCTGAAATCAGGGAACTGGAGAAATTTGCTAATGAATTTAAGCTGCGGAGAATTAAGCTGG GTTATACACAAACCAATGTTGGAGAAGCGCTGGCTGCTGTGCATGGCTCTGAATTCAGCCAAACGACTATTTGCCGGTTTGAAAACTTGCAGCTGAGTTTTAAGAACGCATGCAAACTGAAATCGATACTGTCCAAGTGGCTGGAGGAAGCAGAACAAGTAGGAG ctTTATACAATGAAAAAGTTGGAGTGAATGAGCGGAAGAGGAAGCGCAGAACCACCATAAG CATCGCTGCCAAAGAAGCCCTAGAGAGACACTTTGGAGAACAAAGTAAGCCTTCTTCTCAGGAAATTATGAGGATGGCTGAGGGGCTCAATCTTGAAAAAGAAGTTGTGAGAGTTTGGTTTTGCAAcagaagacaaagggaaaaaagagtaaAGACAAGTTTACATCAGAATGCCTTTAGTTCTATTATCAAGGAGCATCACGAATGCCGGTAA